The following are encoded in a window of Ictalurus punctatus breed USDA103 chromosome 13, Coco_2.0, whole genome shotgun sequence genomic DNA:
- the kat7b gene encoding histone acetyltransferase KAT7 isoform X2: MPRRKRAAGSSSDGTADSDDSTEHEKTDSSHSDANPRSNARLTRASVRLSQGSQDVPADVKQVAERDESPPRTPTGNAPSSESDIDISSPNASHDEGAAKDQKDSGSDPSHRPKRRRFHESYNFNMKCPTPGCNSLGHLTGKHERHFSISGCPLYHNLSADECKVKATEREKQEEERSQTQNEDNRHATRHQAPTARQVKYKEKVQELRKKKDTGLSKEQKEKYMEHRQTHGTTREPLLENITSEYDLELFRKAQARASDDLEKLRMQGQITEGSNMIKTILFGRYELDTWYHSPYPEEYARLGRLYVCEFCLKYMKSQTILRRHMAKCVWKHPPGDEVYRKGAISVFEVDGKKNKIYCQNLCLLAKLFLDHKTLYYDVEPFLFYVMTEADNTGCHLVGYFSKEKNSFLNYNVSCILTMPQYMRQGYGKMLIDFSYLLSKVEEKVGSPERPLSDLGLISYRSYWKEVLLRYMYNFQGKEISIKEISQETAVNPVDIVSTLQSLQMLKYWKGKHLVLKRQDLIDDWKAKETKRGTSNKTIDPSSLKWTPPKGT; this comes from the exons ATGTCCCAGCAGACGTGAAGCAAGTAGCAGAGAGAGACGAGTCACCACCCAGGACTCCTACAGGCAATGCGCCCTCATCCGAGTCAGACATTGACATCTCCAGTCCCAATGCGTCCCATGATGAAGGTGCAGCCAAGGACCAGAAAGACTCAGGCAGTGATCCGTCTCATCGACCAAAGCGCCGCCGCTTCCACGAGAGCTACAACTTTAACATGAAATGTCCCACACCTGGATGCAACTCTCTGG GACATTTAACTGGAAAACATGAAAGACACTTCTCCATATCTGGCTGTCCTCTTTACCATAACCTATCAGCTGATGAGTGCAAG GTAAAAGCTACTGAACGGGAAAAgcaagaagaggaaagaagtCAAACTCAGAATGAGGACAACAGACATGCTACTCGTCACCAG GCTCCTACTGCAAGGCAGGTAAAATATAAGGAGAAAGTTCAAGaattgaggaagaagaaggacaCTGGACTGTCAAAGGAGCAGAAAGAAAAGTACATG GAACATAGGCAGACCCATGGAACAACTAGAGAGCCACTTTTGGAGAACATAACAAGTGAATATGATCTTGAACTGTTTAGAAAAGCCCAAGCAAGAGCGTCTGACGATCTG GAGAAGCTGCGCATGCAAGGTCAAATCACTGAAGGTAGTAACATGATAAAAACTATTCTGTTTGGTCGCTACGAGCTGGACACCTGGTACCACTCGCCTTACCCAGAGGAATATGCCCGGCTTGGCCGCCTATACGTCTGCGAGTTCTGCCTGAAGTACATGAAGAGTCAGACTATCTTGCGCAGACACATG GCCAAATGTGTGTGGAAACATCCCCCCGGAGATGAGGTTTATCGAAAAGGAGCCATCTCCGTGTTTGAGGtggatgggaaaaaaaacaag ATCTATTGCCAGAACCTGTGTTTGCTGGCTAAGCTGTTTCTGGACCATAAGACACTGTACTATGACGTTGAGCCCTTCCTCTTTTATGTCATGACTGAGGCTGACAACACAGGCTGCCATCTCGTGGGATATTTCTCAAAG GAAAAAAACTCCTTCCTGAACTACAATGTGTCCTGCATTCTCACCATGCCACAGTATATGAGGCAGGGCTATGGCAAGATGCTGATTGATTTTA GTTATCTGCTGTCCAAAGTGGAAGAGAAGGTGGGATCTCCTGAAAGACCTCTCTCTGACTTGGGGCTCATCAGTTACCGCAGCTACTGGAAGGAAGTCCTGTTGCGATACATGTACAACTTCCAGGGCAAAGAGATCTCCATCAAAG aaatCAGCCAAGAGACTGCTGTGAACCCGGTGGATATCGTCAGCACTTTGCAGTCACTGCAGATGCTGAAGTACTGGAAGGGGAAACACTTGGTTTTAAAGAGACAG GATCTGATTGATGATTGGAAAGCAAAAGAGACTAAACGAGGCACCAGCAACAAGACCATAGATCCAAGTTCACTGAAATGGACCCCTCCCAAAGGAACCTAG